The nucleotide window TAATAAATGTTGataattttgtgaaaaaaagacAGTCTGCTTTATTTAATAATGTAATATACAAATGGGGGCAAGGGTCGTGGACCTTTTGCTATGTTTTTGGGGGCCTTACCAGTCTGAAGTTTGGGAAGCTGAAGGAGTGTTAAGTGTTTGTTTGGTACAGTAGATGGCCTGAGGAAAGAAACGTTACTTGTGCCTTGTGTGCAAGTCTGCTCTGTAGAGCCAACCAGATTGGTGGGGTCATGCGCGTAATTTACACAGGGGGTTACGGGGGTCATGACCCCCGCAAAAATCAAATCCAGCTAATATAACCCCCCCCCCAATATCATCACATCAttcagattaaaataaatatgaaatattccGAATGaacacttttgtttgttttctttattaatttaatttgccAGCAAGAAAGATAGTAttatatttcaaattaaaatatactaCACCGACTACTTGGTATTACCCAACCCGTTTTCTCTACCAAGTTTATTCACTATTTTGCGCATGCGCAGTGGCTGGAATGAATGGTTGGAGAAAGCTGATGGTGCATGATGAAAAGGCCACTAAAAGGCAGCCAGTCGAGCCAGACAACGATTTTTCATTGGTGGTCGACACAAGCCAAAAAGAGGAAATATCCTGATCAAACGGAGGCACACACGCGCGAACaaacggtgaacagcgctatttttagcctttcattgataacaCTAAAGCTGATCTCCAtagtttcattttgaaagcgtgtgaaagttgcgcaatcctatttcatcaattgcgctaaaaattcagaaaaagctctaacatataaacgtacaaaacactgtgcagcatgtttacttgctaaacaagcagtggactctgacataatattagttcgcgtccatttaaactcaTCATAACTTAAATGACAGtggagagactcgcccaccgtctcacagaccacccctcacagtattcagaacagaagcggtcgaaagtggacaaaagagacggatttaaataccaggtgtaaacgtgatgtgtctctatcgtccacttgtgatctgatcgttgaaaacacatcttaataccaagtgtaacagCCCCCAGGTTACGCACAACTATGAAACAGCAAAGGCTGAACCATGTTGCAGTTTGTCACATCCATCAGGACAAATTGGACCTCTTAACTAAAGTCAGTGTGTGCACAGTTCATTTCTTTTACATCGAGACGTAAACAGTTGTTTGGTGCTTTTATCTGAATGATATCTGTGTTAAGTTGCAGCCTAATATGTTGTAACAAACCACTTAAAATTCCAAGGTACCTTGAGAGGTACCCTGCattatttgacaaaaaacttcatcaaatacaacaactcaaaaacaaaaagctaaacatttcacatatctttggaaagctgGGATTCTTGTGATTCGAATAATGTAAACCATTTTAAGAGACAGTCAACACAGCAGGTACAATTTGTATCCTTTTTAGGCATTTTTTAGCCTTTCTATAGATAAGCCTTCTTTTGTATTTACATGCttttgtttagattttgttagtGGATGGTGAGTTTTGGTGATGCCCATATATGAAATCTGTTCTAAATAAAGGTGCAAGCTGCACTCCAGTGTGCCACCCTGTATTGTGTAATGTATTGAGAATTGAATTGTTATGAACATAATTGTTCATAATACAGTGATGCAATTGATTAATCTTTacgtttttgtttcttttttgatAAAATATTGAACACATCCAAAAAATCAATTAAGTGGAAGCTGCCACTGCTGGCTAGtccttaaacacttaatttaactACCGTGTCATTATGGCATAAATAGTAAAGTGAACAGATGCATTTATGGTAAGTAGTCTAAATCAGTAAAAGTATCACAATGTATTTCTAATACAGGAACGGCAAATTAGCATGTTACCTTTTACACAAGAAATtgattcaataaataaataaatatgccgCAAGTTTAACCCCCCCAAATGGTAGACCCAAAGTTACGCCCTTGGGTGGGGTACATAATTCATTTACTGTATCAACCCTTTATTCAACtctggtggtggttgaggagattcccccattcatatgtaaagcgctttgaggtctgcagaaaaaagcgctatataaatgtattgaattattattattattttaacccTAGAGGTGTACAGTTCTTGAAAGCTGAGGTGCATCAACAACTCTCTTTGTACTATTGTTCAATGACTGTAGTGTTGTGCAAACTTGAGGAGCTTGACCGAAGGGTCATTGGTTGTGCGTTTATTTGTGTACAGGTAAAATCGTAAGGGTGAGAGAGCACAATCCTAGGCTTGTGTTCCAACTATTTAAATCACCTCGGTCAATTTGCATACATTTTCTTTCACTAAGACCTAAAATCCACAGCTGAAACTGAAATTCTGTAATCCATTACATCATTTTCATCAGCTTGGCAGAATACTGAGCATAGGTCAAAAggtgatgtaaaaaaaaagagtaaattCCATATTGGCCACAAACATCAAATAAGCTAAATTTCCATAACATTCACAATAAGAGATTCTGGTTTATGTTGACATATTTGTTTTATGCAGTTTCTGTAGATTAGTCATTAATGACCATTGATGTTACGAATGTCTTTTCCTCATACATCTCAAAAATGTATTCTTAGATTTTTGCAGACATTTGTTAAAATACATAATGTTGGTACATAATTATTATTGGTGCATCATTATCATACACCTCATTTTAAAGGTTATAACTTGGGTCTATATTTATTAccccaaaatatcaaattaattcattattttttaccaaaattattGTTAGTGACAGTCCTAGATTagttaaaaaattatgtaatttcaTTTCTAAAGACTATTTCCactcatttatttatcattgaggatttcgtaaaaagtgtaaaaaaatatttttgttcttGTGAACACATTCTTGTGCCTCGTCTAGTGGAGTAGGTGTCTCGTCACACCACTTCTTAATAACTTATCTAACAAATATAGTAaggtttttaaatcatttttttttaaataatacatttaatctAAGTTAATTATGTATTATCTAATGTTAACAGATGtaatatttgattttaaaaatgtattactaaatgttaaaaaatactgcAGAAGTATTGTTTTGCATTGAGGTACTGTTAATTGTTAGTTCGTGTTAAATGCTAAATACTATTTTATAATTGTATCAAATAGTTTTTCAAAACAAATGTGGAAACCCTGATGACAAATCTAATTTCGTTTTCCCACTGAATTTGTTTGTAATGAAAACAGTCCCTTTGCATTTCAGTTTTTAAGTATTGCCGTCACTCTTCTAAAACAAATTTGCAGCATTACAAAATATACTACTCGCTCATATCATAGGCCTGTGGTAGCAAGCTAACAAAGTAAGTTTTGAGTTATTCTGCTCATTCACTTGGCAGTATAATGTTTACATCGAACAACACATTGCAGATTTTTTTCATTAATCTTGCTTTAAAGTGACTTTCTCTGGGATCCCATACAAAGATGTGTTTGTGCAAATCTAGTTTACTTGTTTAAATTAGATGGAAAAGTATTGGAACAACTTTAACTTTAAGAGAGAAAATCAACTGCTGACAACATGGAAATGTCACAAGACAAGAAAATAATTGTCCTTGCACAAACAAGGTCAAGGTTATAAGAAAATAAGCATAAGGATTTGAATACTGTCACAAaagtcatccaaaaatgaaagaaGAATGACCTGTTGGAAGGTCGCTAGGAAGTTAAGACCTTTTCAGGTGCATTTGTGCACAAATGGCTTAATCATTAGAATCTCAAACTGGGTGTTTCCCATGACACCCTATGACATACACTGCCGTGTAGTGGCATGCATTGCTGTTGTCCTTGAAGGAAGTCACTGCTGAAGCCCACATAGCAAAATCACCACTGTTAAATGTACACTGTtggtgtatatacagtatgggtctggtggtacccatATATCAGCCCATTCTCATCAAATGTATACAAATAACACGTAGTGGGATTAtcatgcaatacatacgccaaattaaATTTGTATGAGTCCTTCTCATTCACTTTAATGGCACatcttttcatgtcattttatttattgatttctcTTTTGTtctccgttttttttttaccattgtcacttgggtttggagcaagtttttgtaacataaaatgacatcctaaccacaactccaagcgacaatggtttaaaaaacagaaaacaaatgaagcaaaattggaatttggtgtATGTATTTATTGCACAATAATCACACTgtgttatttgtatgcatttgatgAGAATGGGTTGCATACACCAGCAATGTACACTGGTAATTTTGCACAAAAATGCCTGCCTAGAATTTGCCAGTGCTCATGTTGACAAACGCAAAGACTATTGGGACTCCTTGGAGTAAAGAGACAAAATTCATGTTTTTGGCTCTGGTACTGTAGGTTTCAAACTGTATGGTGTAGCAGGAGTGAGTGCATTGTACCAACAGGAAACTGTGAGCAGTGTTCTtatttggggttgcatgagtggcATTAGATGACATCATCCATAGATGAAATCATGAATTCACAGTACAGTGACCTGATGCTACCAGTTGGTCTCATATTCACTGTGAAATGGATGAATTTGTGTTCATTTTCAAAGGGTGATGCACTCATTTATGCTGAGCACTGTACAGATCCAGTTTACTAGTTCTCACATTACCAACCTATCCTCCAACACAAACAATTGTTTTGGTCATTTGTCCATTTTACCAAACACGACTGTGTCATGCTCTAGTTTTTCATATAAAGTGATCGGCTTCAGTTCGCAAGATTTGCAATGCAAAttgtttgtaatacttttatactgcTGTTTTTGTTGATTTATGCAATAAAACCCTGTGACTGTGCTTTTACTTGCATGTTGCgttttatatggttgagaaCTGGTTGAATTTATGTTAAAGGTGGGATTAGAtgcttcaaaatatctttataacaataaatgtttatgaaaccatttctacatttacaaattcataaaattaaatgtgtctaaCCTAAGGCAAAAACCTTAAAACGGTACCACAGGTCGTACAGTATAAGCTACTGGTACTAATCCTTTTACTGCATGTAACTTTACATCGTAATAAGGTGCTTGCTTGGACGTtatttttggaggacagtctcCACATTACAAATTTGTCCTCTCTAGTCTAGCTCTGTTCTGATTGTACACTTCTGCTCAGCCACAAAGCAGATTAACAGCTTAATAGGCCGACATGATGATAAAAAAGCTATAAAACACTCATGCATTTACAATGGAAgagcttagatgcaaaaccctcagCGTCTAACATGTCTGACATTTCTTGTAAACttagtaaaaataataatgtatatGACCCTTAATGGATTCTTTAAAAACAACTATATGACAACTAAACAACTGAATGGCCTAAGGCCGGgatatttgatgaatgtataatacttGTCGTGAGCTTTTAATATCGTTAAATCATTCTCATTTTTGATGAGGTGACATTTAGCTTCACAATTGTCAACTATCAATTTGTAAAATTATATAGAAATTGTATAGATGATTGTATAGGCGGCAAAACAAAAGGAAAACTGGAGGCGGCCAACAGGCTGCAAATTTTCCCCTGGAACACTGTACAATAAGAAAGTGGGCGATTTGGCAAATACAgtagatggtaagctgttttaaacaactgtgGTGAAGAGATGTAGACATTGCTTTTAAGGGGCTCACAAGTCAGATGAAGAGGGCAGCACAGCATCCCATCATGTCTTTTAAATaagaacacattattttcaatgAACGGACACATAGGTGCGTGCTGTCTGCAGTGCTCCATTGTGTGCGATACCTCCCAGTTGTCCTTGACATGACACTGATCTTCTCACCTGGTATGCAAGCCTCTTTAGGTGTGCTTGACTTTAAGCAACatgcagtgtgtgtgtgatgaCAGAAACATACATAAACAGTGTGGGGGTAAACACGGCATTTGTGTCAGAATTTTATATTTGTGATTTGCTTCTAAGCACCctgtttttcacacaatttgAGAAGATATTTGTTCATGTAAATCCTTACAAGCTTCAAGGTCACGATCAATGTCAGAGCCTTGTTTTACTTATTTGTCTGTTCATGCCAGACCTTTTAAAAGGGTGTGGTAAAAGTCCTTAAAACTGTGGAATGCCATTTCCATCCTCAGTTAAGGAATCACTGCTGTGCTTACATATACTCTGCATTGTGGGATATCACTTATATCATAATGAAGACTTCATTCATTCTGCTTCTATTTCTGAATCTCTTTGAACTGCACTCTGGTCTTTTTAGAAGACACTACTATGTGAATGACCATAAGAAGTGGAACGATGCACAGAAGCACTGCAGAGATAACTACGATGACCTGTCCACTGTCAGCCATCCAGATCTACAAACACTCTCTACTAATCCTGCCCTTACAGATAATAAATATTGGATTGGACTTTACGCAGATAATATCTGGAAGTGGTCTGAAGGCGGGACAGCAACTATTAATTACTGGAAGGGTGGCCAACACAACCCTAGTAATGACAGATGTGGTTATGCCGATAAGACTGATTCTAAAGTTGATGATGATCAGTGCTCTTCGGAAAAAACATTTTACTGTATGGAGGACTATGAGCTGGTCCTGGTGAAACAGGAAAGCACATGGGAAGAGGCTCTGGACTACTGCAGACAAAACTACCTTGATCTGGCTATTCTTTATTCGGCTGTCGTGATGACAGAGGCAAAGAATAACAGCACAAATGCCCAGACAGATGAACTGTGGACTGGTCTGCGGTTTTTATCAGGCCATTGGTTTTGGGTAAATGGAGAGAATCTTCAATATGAGGCCTGGTCTGGGGGGGGAGAGCCCCAGTGTCCTGCCATGAATCAGCGCTGTGGAGTTTATCATAGACAAGAGATGGCCTGGAAACCTGAAGACTGTGAAAAGAAGCTCAACTTTCTCTGTGTGAACAGGAAAAATTAATGTTTAAAGACTCTTTAGCCCGGTATACACTGTGCGATTTTAAATTGTCCTTTAGGATTGTTGCCTGCCACACTGTGCGATCAAGATCGTAGTTAAGTCCATGTCACGCTGTATAATCTCAGTTCCATCAATGTCAGACAGTACAggtttaaagacttttaaaaatcggaTGCACGCAAACAAACACGTCCGCAGTTTTACGTCATTGATCGACGACGGCTGGGCGAACACACGCTAAAGCGAAGGCTAGCAAACCAAAACAACATCTAGTGTTCATTTTAATCATGACTTGCCTCGAGCATAAAAGGAAGAAACAACGTAGGAGATGAGTACCTGGCATTTGTATTTCCAGCGCGATATCTCTGGAGGCTGCTGATTGCGTCATCGGGTTCTGTTCTTCTATTGGTTCTTGATCTGCCGGTTGTCGTAGGGAGATGTCACACAGCAGGATTGGGtctcaaaatttctgacactgcaGGAATTTTGCCAGAGGATACTTTTTATCGCAACGGTCATTTATTGGCTGTCTGTGAACATGTCAAACTAGCGATCAAAGTGGCAGATTTTAGCTTAGGATTCCAGAAATCTTTTAGGATTTCAACATTTGTCCCAGACAGCTAAATCGTGGCTGAAATCTCACAGTGTGCACCGGGCTTTAGAAGGTTAGCGATaactatgacaaaaaaatctcataataagaattaatttaaaaaacttaGTTGCTTTATTAATGAATATGATGATAAAATCATAATTAtgccattatttatttttagttaaaatattaACTGAATGTAGTTTAGTTTTTAACTGTGTAACATGGGTTTTGATTTGTGTGGGGTGCTTTTTTATCCACTTGGCTGTATTGCTGATGTTATACTTCGAAGTTTGGGGATTTGTTATGTCTGCGCTAAATTTCTTTCACTCTCTTTGGATTATGTGTTAAAGAAACAAATGATTTGAGCAGACTATAGCGATTAATCCTCAAATATTTGTGTattcagaaataaatatatTGAGCAGCAGCttcagtacattttttttatgcaacattgttaaaatgtatgtaattGTTCTATACAACACCTGTAAGTGTTACTTACTAATAAGAAAAGAAGCCATTCAGTGAGACACTCAAACCCATCTTATATTGTGAACATACAGTAGTCATCTTATACTGTGAACATAGTCGGTGTTATAAGGACatgtaattgttttttttattaaacattttatctCTGATATTGTAATTTCTCTGAATGTCAGTTTACACATTTGTGACAATGTACAGGTTTTGACACTGAGGCCGTACATTTCATTTCACAGTACAAGGGCAATTGccattatacaaattctcacaCATGACTCCAGGCCTATTATGTATAGCTAGCACTGTATTCATGCTGTTTAGACAGAAGAGGACTGCCCTGCAAAAATGTTGCACTACCTGGCCCTGACTTCCAATTAATTATCTGTCAGTACCTATTGACGTTTGTAGAAATCTTAAATTATGAAAAAAGCTGTTAGGAAAATATGTGGCTTTTTCATTCATTAGATATATTtaaaaagcagcacttgtaAGCActatttttattaacaaaatattttattttatgcttTTTAAAAGTGAATATGAAATGTTTGCAGAAgtaacactgataaaatactatatattttttaacgtATTATAAAGTAAATCGTGCGTTTAGTTTATGATGGCTTGAGAAACGGATTAGACTtcttggttacactttattttgatagtccattTTAGACATtgtactaactataaataactttgcaactatgtcaagtaactttcaataatttgcaactatatgtcaactaactgtcattagtgtattagtagactaAAATGGTTGGGGtaagggaagaggtttgggttagtggaataagttgacatgcacctgcaaagatacttatagacagttgaatgtctgttgagatatcatcacaataaagtgttagtagatattaagcagacattctactaattctctaaagattggtagttgataagtagttgcaaagttacttatagttagtaaaatttCTAAAGTGGaatatcgaaataaagtgttaccgactCCTCATAGTGTAATGGAATTTTTTGCGGACTTCCAAATGGATCCAATTTTAAAGTGAATTATTTGAAGTAATGTGCAAGAGACAATACTTATGTTATACTTATGTTATAAAGACTAGATACTGGGTTACTAACCATGTTTAAATGTGTAAGCATTGTGCCGGGAAGGCTGTCTCATGAGCATGGACTGCAAAAAattggacgtagtgtccgtgacgtaacccataggtttctgaagatcgtttttgaagtcaatagtaggcggtgcctgccaTCGTCATCTTGGCCGCGGCGTCACCGCATCACTCGCGTATATCCAAAAATGGGTAGAGGCAGGCCGTGGGCGAAGCTGAgctggctggttgctgaaaccacggccacctagctcgactctagtgacagcagtggttGTTCAACTGTCACTCAAGTGACCACGCCCtaaattatgcagaactttaaagaaatagtctacccttttgccatattaaactatgttattacccccctcacagttgtcatgaagggcaaaattagctatacagaccaatacatttttgtatcaGGCTGACAACCATTTTAAGGCCATtgtaacatggaggtctatgggaattgactccctcaCTCATGAGGCAATGACATCATGAAGGCAGCTCCGGGAAACGCATtcagagcgcctttgtgataactaatcccatatttgaaaactgcAAAACAAATTTCTCGCTAAATGCAATCAAAAAGTGTAACAACAAAAATATAAccatatttacactaaatttgttcTACAGACACTTTCTTGGCCAACAGTTTATTTTTGAAACTCAAACAGGCTCGAACAATAACattagaattgtgggacaagacgATTGAGCTTTGTCAGGAGTC belongs to Paramisgurnus dabryanus chromosome 2, PD_genome_1.1, whole genome shotgun sequence and includes:
- the LOC135750828 gene encoding putative C-type lectin domain family 20 member A is translated as MKTSFILLLFLNLFELHSGLFRRHYYVNDHKKWNDAQKHCRDNYDDLSTVSHPDLQTLSTNPALTDNKYWIGLYADNIWKWSEGGTATINYWKGGQHNPSNDRCGYADKTDSKVDDDQCSSEKTFYCMEDYELVLVKQESTWEEALDYCRQNYLDLAILYSAVVMTEAKNNSTNAQTDELWTGLRFLSGHWFWVNGENLQYEAWSGGGEPQCPAMNQRCGVYHRQEMAWKPEDCEKKLNFLCVNRKN